The genomic segment GGGCCAGCGCCAGGAGGCGGCCGACGCCGGCCGGCGCGGCGCCCGGAGCATGGAGCAGGCGGCCGACCTGCTGGACTCGGCGCGCGAGGCGATGACCGAGGCCTGGCGCGACGACACCGCGCAGGCGCTGGAGCAGGCCACGCAGGACGCTCTGTCGCTGGCCGAAAGGGAGGCCGAGCTGCTGGAGCAGATGCAGCAGGCGCGCGAGGACGGCAACGGCGCCTCCGAGCAGCAGATGGCGGACATGCGGGGCGAGCAGGCGGCGGTGCAGGAGGGCCTGGAATCGATCGCCCGCAATCTGTCGGAGGCTTCCAGCCGGTCGGCGATGGTGGACAGGCAGGTGGGCGAAGCGCTGGGCGAGGCCATGCAGAACGTGCAGCAGAGCGCGAGCGCCATGGAGGGCGGAGACGGCCGGCCCAGGTTGCCGATCCAGGAGACGCAGGCGGCGGTGGACGCCATGAACAACCTCGCGCTGTCGCTCCTGCAGAACGCCCAGCAGGTGGGCCAGTCATCCGCCGGCACCGGCCTCGAGCAGGCTCTGCGGCAGCTCGCCGAGGCGGCCTCGCAGCAGGGCCGCGTCAACAACGAAGCGAGCGCGCTATCGCCCGAGGATCTGTCCGCCGCGGTGCTGTCGCGCCAGGCGCGGCGGCTGTCCGAGCGGCAGCAGGACATCGCCCGGCAACTCCAGGGCGCGGGGGAGACGCTCGGCGGGCAGGAAGAGACGCTGGGCGACGTCGAGGCCATGGCGGAGGAGGCCGAACGGCTCGCCCGCGAGCTCGCCGGCGGGCGCCTGGACCGGGACGTGCTGGCGCGGCAGGAGCGGCTGTTCCACCGCATGCTCGACGCCGGCCGCTCGCTGGAGAGGGAGGAGTTGGGCGACGAGCGCACCGCCGAAGCCGCCGCGGCGTTCGAGCGCCTGGGCGCGGGCGCGCTCGATCCCGCGCTGACCGCGGGTGGAGTGCGCTACCCGACGCCGCCCGCGGCGCTGCTGCAAAAGGTGTCGCCGGGATACCGGCGGCTGATCCTCGACTACTTCGACCTCATCAACCGGCCCGACCGGGCCGCCAGGCCAAGATCGCCCGACACAGACCCCGACGACGCTCCCGCCACGGAGCGATCTCGCCGGTGAGGCGCCTGGCGTTGTGCCTGTTGGGCGCGGCCACGTTGAGCGCGGCGGCGCCGGCGCCCGCCCACGCGCAGGCGCGGCCCCTGAGCAGGGAGGCCCGCGTCCGCGTGGACGACATGCTGCGCGAGGCGACGAGGCAGCGCACGCGCGGCGACTACGCTGGCGCGCGGAGGAACCTGGAGGAGGCGCTGGCGGCCGACCCCGCGTCCATCGGCGGCCTGCTCCTGCTCGAGGCCGTGCTCGTGGCGCAGGGCGAGCTGCCCGACCTGCTACCCTACGCGCGCGCCCTGCTGCGCACCGGCGAGCACCAGCAGATAGGCTACCAGGCGCTGCTGCGCACGCTGTCCGCGCTGGGGCGGAGCGCTGAGCTGCGCGACGCGGCCGAAGCCTGGCTCGCGCTGTCCCCCGACGACGCCGCGACCTACCGGGAGGTCGCCCGGGTGTGGGAGGAGCGGGGCGAGATCGACCAGGCGCTGCGCGTGCTGCGACGCGGCCGGGAAGCGCTCGGACGCGACGACGCGCTCGCGCTGGAGCTGGGCGTGACGTACGCGCGGCGGGGCGACGCCGACGCGGCGGTGCGCGAGTTGGACCGCGCGCTGGGCGAGTCGGCGAGCGCGCTTCTGGTCGTCAGGCGCTGGCTGGGCCGCGTGGAGGACGCCGCGGCTGTGGTGGAACCGCTGGCCGCCCGGCTGCTCGCCACGCCCACCACACGGGAGCGTCGCAACGCCGCCTTCGAGCTGTCCGTCGACGCCGGCCTGGCGCGGCACGCGCGTGAGGCCGCGCTCGCCACGATCGACGGCGCCCCGGCGAGCGAGCGCGCGCGCTTCCTGGCGGAGGCGGCGCGCAGGGCCGGCGCGGCCGACCTCCTGGACCTGGAGTACTGGGCGTATCGCCGCCTGCTCGAGGATCGTCCCACCGCCGGTCGTGCGCTGGCCATCCGCAGCCGCCTCGCCGAGCTGGCGCTGGCGATGGGCGACACCGCGCGTGCGCGCCAGGATTATCTCGAAATAGAGCAGGAGGCGGCCGCCGGCTCGCCGCAGCGGCGGCGCGCGGCCGCGTTCGCCATCGAGTTGGCGGCCAGCGCCGGCGAGGCCAGCGCCGCCAGCCAGGCGCTGGAAGCATTTCGTCGGGATTTTCCGGACGCGCAGGAGTACGACCGCCTCGCCGGCGCCGTGGGCGACGCCATCCTCGTGGGCGGCGATCCCGGCGGGGCTCTCGCCGCCCTGGGCGACGCCGCCGGCCCCCTCGCCAACATGGTCCGGGGCAGGGCCCTGCTGGCCACCGGCGACGTGCCCGCGGCGCGCGAGGCGCTCATGGCCGCTGTGGCAGACCTGCGCGGGGTGGAGGCGACCCGCGCCATCGCGCTGCTGAGCCTGCTGGACCGGCTCTCGCCGGAGGCGACCGAGCGGCTCGCCGAGGCCGTGCAGGCGCTGGATCAGGGGCGCTCCGGGGTGGCCGTGGCGCGCCTGAGCGCGGACCTGGGCGCGGTGGCCGACAAGGACGCCGCGGCGCTGCTGGATTTCGCCGCGTCGGTGGCCGATCGGGCGTCCCTGCCGGTCTCCGCCGAGGCCGCCAGGCGAGCCCTCATCGAGCGCTACCCGGCCGCGCCGGAGAGCGCCGCCGCGCTGCTCGCGCTCGCCGAGTCCCTCTCGGCCAGCCCCTCCGGCCGGCTGGAGGCCCGGGTCCTGCTGGAGCGCCTGATCCTCGAGCACCCGCGCAGCGCGCTGTTGCCGCGAGCTCGACGCCTACTCAATCGCCTGGACGACGATCCGGCGAACACGTGATCGGCAGTAGAAGCATGAGAAGCCTCGCAGGTACCGTGTCCCGAACCTCCCGCGCGGTCGCGCTCGCCCTGATCGCCCTGTCGGGCGCGGCCGCCGGCGCGCGCGCGCAGCACGTGCTGGTGCCCATGGACGCTGCCCAGGCGAACCACCTGAAGGCCTACGGGCTGACCTATTGGTCGCTCGTGCAGGGCTTCGAGGCCGAGTGGCTGCTGAACTACCGCGGCGGCTCGTTCTTGCTGGAGGACCGCGCAGCGGTGCGCCGCGAGGCAGCGCTCAGGGGTGTGTCCATCGAGCGCGCGGGCGCGGCCGACGTGGCGCGCATCCGGGCCGAAGTGGCGGGCGCGAACATGGAGTCGGTGATCCTGGAGAAGGCGCCCGACATTGCCGTCTACACGCCCGGATCGGCCGACCCCTGGGACGACGCCGTGACGCTCGCGCTGTCCTACGCCGAGATCCCCTACGACCGGATCTGGGACCCCGCGGTGCTGGACGGTCGCCTGAACGACTACGACTGGCTGCACCTGCACCACGAGGACTTCACCGGCCAGTACTCCAAGTTCTACATCAACTACGCTGGCACCCCGTGGCTGCAGGACGACGTGCGCCGGAACGAAGAGGTGGCGCGCCGCTACGGCTTCCCGCACGTGCCCGCGGTGAAGAAGCAGGTCGCGGCCCGCATCCGCGACTACGTGGCGCAGGGAGGCTTCCTGTTCGCGATGTGCACCGCGACCGAAACGGTCGAGCTGGCGATGGCGGGTGGCGGGACCGACATCGCGGCGGCGTTCAGCGACGGTTCGCCGATGGACCCGAACGCGTCGGCACGGATGCGCTGGGAGCTGGCCATGGCCTTCACCGGCGCGACCCTCCAGACCAACCCCGGGGTGAGCGCGTTCAGCGACATAGACGGCCACCAGGTCAACACGCCGTGGCGAGAGCCCCTGGGGGCGTTCTCGCTCTTCGACTTCAGCGCCAAGTTCGACCCGGTCCCGTCCATGCTGACGCAGAACCACGAAACGGTGATCCCCGACTACTACGGACTGACCACCTCGTTTCGGCTCGAGCGCCTGAAGCCGGGCGTGATCGTGCTCGCCGAGGAGGAGGGGTCGCCGTGGGCCAAGTACATCCACGGCACCTTCGGCGAGGGGACCTGGACGTACCTCGGTGGGCACGACCCGGAGGACCCGCAGCACCAGATCGGTGACGCCCCCACGGACCTGGATCTGCACCGGCACTCGCCGGGCTATCGCCTGATCCTCAACAACGTTCTATTCCCGGCCGCGCGGAAGAAAACGCTCAAGACCTGACGGCTAGCGTCGCCGCCGTCGACCCTGCTACGGTCGATCGCGGGCTGCCCGCGGGTCCGCCAATCCTGCAACTCCGGACGGTCCATGCCGCAGCGCTCGGAGCGCTATCTGTCGTTCCCCGACTACCCGCTGGCGGACGTCCCCGAGTTGAAGCGGCGGCTGCGCTCCGAAGGCCGGGACGTGATCGACCTGGGCGCCGGCGACGCCCGGCTCGCGCCGCCGCCCGAGGCCGTCCGCGCGCTGGCGGACGCCGCCGCGGAGCCGTCTATGAGCCGCTACGGCTTCCAGCTCGGCCTGCCCGCGTTCCGCGCGGCGGTCGCGGCGTGGATGCGGCGCCGGTTCGCGGTGACGTTGGATCCGTTCGCCGAGGTCCTGCCGCTGATCGGCTCGAAGGAGGGCATCGCGCACCTGGCCTTCGCGTACCTGGAACCCGGCGACGCGACGATCCTCCCCGACCCCGGATACCAGCCCTACCGGGGCGGCACGCTGCTGGCCGGGGCGGAGCCGGTGGCGCTGCCTCTGCGACCCGAGAACGACTTCCTGCTGCCGTTCCGCGACGTGGACTCGGACACGTGCGCGCGGGCGAAGATCCTGTACCTGAACTACCCCAACAATCCAACCGCCGCGATAGCGCCGCGCGCGTACCTGGAGGACGCCGTGGCGTTCTGCCACGAGCACGACATCCTGCTCGTCTACGACAACGCCTACAGCGAGATCGCCTTTGACGGCTACGTTCCACCGAGCATCCTGGAGATCGACGGCGCGCGCGAGACGGCAGTCGAATTCCACTCCATGTCCAAGACGTACAACATGACCGGGTGGCGCCTGGGCTGGGCGGCCGGGGCGCGCGAGGCCGTGTCCGCGCTCGCGCGCGTCAAGACGTTCGTGGACACGGGCGTGTTCCTCGCGGTGCAGGCGGCGGGGGCGGCCACGCTGGCGGACTCCGCGGACTGGGCCGCGGCCAACGTGGACGAGTTTCGCGCGCGCCGCGACGCGGCGGCCGCGGCCCTGGCTGGCGCCGGTTTCGACGTGAGCGTGCCGCGCGCGACCATGTACTTGTGGGTGCCCGTGCCGGGCGGCGAGCCGTCGGAGGCGTTCGCGCGCAGGGCGCTGCTGGAAGAGGCCGTGGTGGTGATGCCGGGCGCCGCGCTGGGCGCGGGTGGCGAGGGCTTCTTCCGGATCGCCCTCACGGAGGGCGCCGCGCGCCTCGCCGAGGCCGGCGAGCGACTGGGCCGCGTCGCGCACGTGGTCGTTCAGCGCGGGGGGTGATCCCGACGGCCGCCACTTTCCGGGCGGCGGCGAGGCGTCGCGTCAGGAACCGGCCGTAGCACAGGGGTTACTTCTAGAGACATGTCGCGCGCCACGCTCACCCCACCTCGACGTCCGCCCGACGGGCCCGTCCAGCCGCCTCCCGATTCGGATCGGGCGGCCCGCGCGGCCCTGCGACCGTCCGCGGCCGAGCGGCGCGACGTGCGCGAGCGGCGCGTGTTCCGGGCGGCGCTGGTGGCCTCCGTTCTCGCGCACGTCGCGATCCTGCTGCTGATCCGCTTATCGCCCGGGTTCCGGCCCGTGCCGACTGGCCCCGTGCCCGCCTCCGAGCGAGACCCGGGACTGCGCCTCCTGCAATTCGAGGCGGTGGAGGGTGAGGTGGATGAGCTCGCGCGCCCCGACGACCCCGAGGCGACCCCCAGGCCGTCCGTGCGTCCCGCGCCACCATCGCCGGAGCCTCCGGGCGAGCCCGCAGGAGAGCAGCTCACGGCGGTGGATCGCCTGCGCCCCGGCGCCGTCCGTGATCCTCGCCTGTGGCGCGACCACGGTCCCGCCTACCTGCTGCCGCCGGAAACGCCCGAGGAGGCCATCCTGCGAGGCCTCCTGCCGCGGCTCGCGCTGCTGAACGACTCGATAGCCGCGGAGCTGGAGGCCGACCGGCGCGCGAGCGACTGGACGTTCACGGATTCGCAGGGGCGTCGCTGGGGCATTTCCTCGGAGGGCATCCACCTGGGCACGATCACCCTTCCGCCGGTCGCGTTCAACGCCTCGGAGGAGAGGCGGCAGGAGATAGAGGCCGCGCTGCGCGAATGGTCGACGATCCGCGACCAGGCCTACCGAGCCGGGCTGAACGAGGAGTTCGAGGACCGCGTCCGGGCGATCCGCGAGCGCGTGGAGCGGGAGCGCGGCGAGCGCTCCGAGGGTGGAGAGTCGAAGTGAGCCCGGCGATCCGCGCCGCCGCCGAGACCGAAGCGCGCGTGCGCCGCGCGCTGGCGGAGCCGGGCATCGCGGCCATAACCCTGCGCGTCAGCGCGCTCACGCCGCGCATAGTGCAGCTCACCGGCCTGGTGACGAGCCCGGACGCGGCGCGCGAGGCGGTCCGGCGCGCGCGTGCGGTGGCCGCCGTGGACGTCGTGGTGGATCGTCTCGAGGTCGCGTCGTGATCGCCTCGGTCCAGGCGCTGGGGGAGTACGGCGGCCTCACGGCGATAACCGTCGCCAAGGAGACCGCGGGCCAACTGGGCGACTTCGTCTTCGACCACTGGCTCGCTCTGGGCCTGGGTCTGTTCTTGGTTGTGGCTGTCTGGAAGCTCGTAGACGCCTGACTCCAAGGGCGTGTACAGCGCCCGAACTCGTCCGCTCCAGGGGCGTGCGTCGGCGCGCCCCGTTGAAATGCCCCGGCCCTTCTCTATCTTCCTGCTCTTGTCGGCCGGCGCGCTCGGGACGCGGGCCGGGACCGGTTCGCGCCGAGCGGGCGCCGCCGACCACAGGAGACCATGACCCAGCCGCTCCCTCCACAGTACGACCCCAAGACCTTCGAGGCCGACCTGTACTCCACGTGGGAGGAGCGCGGGTACTTCGGCGCCGCGCCCGCCGACGCGGCCACGCGGGACCCGTACGTGATCGTCATACCGCCGCCCAACGTCACGTCGGTGCTGCACATGGGACACGGCCTGAACAACACCATCCAGGACGTGCTCGTCCGCTGGCGCCGCATGCAGGGCAGGCTGGCGCTGTGGGTGCCCGGCACCGACCACGCCGGCATCGCGACCCAGAACGTCGTCGAGCGCCAACTCGCCGACGAGGGCAAGTCGCGGCACGAAGTGGGCCGGGAGGCGTTCGAGGCGCGCGTCTGGGATTGGGTGGGCCAGACCGGCCCGCGCATCCTGGGGCAACTGAAGGCGATCGGCGCGTCGTGCGACTGGACGCGCACCGCGTTCACCCTGGACGAGGGGCTGTCCCGGGCGGTGCGCGAGGTGTTCGTGCGCCTCCACGAGAAGGGCCTCGTCTACCGCGGCCGCTACATCATCAACTGGTGCCCGCGCTGCCTGACCGCGCTTTCGAACGAGGAGGCCGAGGCGCACGACACCGACGGACACCTGTGGCACCTGCGCTACCCGTTCCCGGCGGGCACCGACGCGCCCGGGTTGCCGACGCTCGCCGACGGCCGCCCCTACCTGGTGGTGGCCACCACCAGGCCGGAGACGATGCTGGGCGACACCGCGGTCGCGGTGCACCCCGCGGACGGCCGTTACGCGGCCGTCGTGGGCGCCGAGGTGGAGCTGCCGCTCACGGGCCGGCGCATCCCCGTGGTCGGCGACGAGTGGGCGGACCCCGAGTTCGGCAGCGGCGCGGTGAAGGTGACGCCGGCGCACGATCCCAACGACTTCGATGTGGGCCAGCGGCACGGCCTGGAGGCGCTCGAAGTCCTCACCGAGGCCGGCGTAACCAACGACAACGCCCCCGAGGAATTCCGCGGGCTGGACCGCTTCGAGGCGCGCGACAGGGTGGTGTCTGCACTGCGCGAGCAGGGGCTGCTGGACGCCGTAGAGGACCACGCGCACTCGGTGCCGCGCTGCTACCGCTGCGGTACCGTGGTCGAGCCGCGCCTGTCGCTGCAGTGGTTCGTGCGCATGAAGCCCCTCGCGGAGCCCGCGTTGGCTGCCTCGCGCGAAGGCCGCGTGCGCTTCACGCCGGCGCGCTGGAAGAAGGTCTACGAGCACTGGCTGGAGAACATCCGCGACTGGTGCATCTCCAGACAACTGTGGTGGGGGCACAGGATCCCGGTGTGGTACTGCGCCTGCGGCGAGATGGTGGTGGCGCGCCAGGACCCCGACGCGTGTCCGGCGTGCGGCTCCGCGGAGCTGGAGCAGGACGCGGACGTGCTGGACACCTGGTTCAGCTCCTGGCTGTGGCCGTTCTCGACCCTGGGCTGGCCCGACGATACCGATGACCTGCGCGCGTTCTACCCCACCCACACGCTCAGCACCGCGCCCGAGATCCTGTTCTTCTGGGTGGCGCGGATGATCATGGCTGGCCTGGAGTTCATGGGCGAAGAGCCGTTCAGCGACGTCTACCTGCACGCCACGGTGCGGGACCAGCTCGGGCGCAAGATGTCCAAGTCGCTCGGCAACGGCATCGACCCGCTGGAGGTGGTGGAGCTGTACGGCGCGGACGCGCTGCGCTACACCGTCGTGGCCGCGGCCGGAGTGGGTACAGACGTGCAACTGAACCCCGACGACCTGGAGGGTTCGTTCTCTCCGGGGCGGAACTTCGCCAACAAGCTCTGGAACATGGGGCGGTTCGCGCTCATGAACCTGGCGGAGCGCGACATCCGTCCGCTCGAGGAGGCGCGCGGCGACCTGGAGCTCGCCGACCGCTGGATCCTGTCGCGGCTCGCCGAGGCGAGCGCCGAAGCCACCCGCAACCTGGAGGAGTTCCGCTTCCACGACTACGCCTCCACCACCTACCACTTCCTGTGGGGCGAGGTCGCGGACTGGTACATCGAGCTCATCAAGCCCCGGCTGGACGACGAGGCGGAGGGCGCTTCGCGCGCCGCCGCTCTGGCGACGCTGGTGCACGTGCTCGACGCGGGGCTGCGCCTGCTCCACCCCATCATGCCCTTCGTGACCGAGGCGCTGTGGCTCAACCTACCGCTGCCCGCGGGCGATCGGCCCGAGTCGCTGGTGGTGGCGCCCTGGCCCGAACGCGAGCCCCGCGACACCGACGCCGAGGAGCAGTTGGGCGCGCTGATCGAGCTCATCGGCTCCATCCGGACAGCGCGCGCAGAGTACAACGTGCCGCCCTCCCAGCCGGTCGCGGTGCACCTCACCGACGCCTCGGCGGGGCTGCGCGCGGCGCTCGAGGGGGAGCCCCGCGCGCTGGCGCGACTGGCGCGCGCCGAGCCCGCCGACGGCGGCCTCTCGGGGGCCGGAGCGCACGACGTCCTGAAGGACGGCACGGGCGTGTTCGTGCCGCTCGCCGACGTCATCGACCTGGGCAGGGAGCGCAGCCGCCTGAGCGCCGAGCTGGAGCGCATCGGCGGACAACGCCGGGCGGCCGAAGGGCGCCTGGCCAACGAGTCGTTCACCGGGCGCGCGCCGGCGGACGTGGTGGAACGCGAGCGGGAGAAGGCCGTCAGCTTCCGCGAGCAGGAGGAGCGCCTGTCCGAGAAGCTGCAGGCCCTGGGATGAGGGCCGGCGAGAAGGCACCCGCGGCGCGATCGGTCGCGCGCCGGCCGTACCGCCGCCTCGCCCTGCTGGCCGGCGCGCTGGCGTCCGCGTGCGCCACCGCCAATCCGCCGCCGGGAGGCGAGCAGGACCGGCTGCCCCCGCGCGTGATCGAGGTGTCGCCCGAGCCCGGCTCGTCGCTCCGGGATCTCCGCTCGGCCGTCGTCTTCAAGTTCGACGAGCGCATCAGCGAGCGCGGCATCGAGGGGTCGATTCTGGTTTCACCCAGGGCGGGCGAGTTCAAGGTGGACAAGGGCGGGAGCGAGCTGCGCGTGCGCCAGGACGGCGGCTGGTCACCCGGGGTGGTCTACCGCGTCACCCTGCTGCCGGGCGTGGCCGATCTCTTCGGCAACGCCCGCGCGGAGGCCGTCGAGCTGGTCTTCAGCACGGGACCCGAGGTGCCGGCCACGGTGCTCGGCGGGGTGGTGAGCGACCGCATGACCGGCCAACCGGTCGCGGCCGCGGCGGTCGCCGCGACGCCGGTGGGGGACACCGTGCCCTACGTGGCGATGAC from the Gemmatimonadota bacterium genome contains:
- a CDS encoding asparagine synthetase B; amino-acid sequence: MRSLAGTVSRTSRAVALALIALSGAAAGARAQHVLVPMDAAQANHLKAYGLTYWSLVQGFEAEWLLNYRGGSFLLEDRAAVRREAALRGVSIERAGAADVARIRAEVAGANMESVILEKAPDIAVYTPGSADPWDDAVTLALSYAEIPYDRIWDPAVLDGRLNDYDWLHLHHEDFTGQYSKFYINYAGTPWLQDDVRRNEEVARRYGFPHVPAVKKQVAARIRDYVAQGGFLFAMCTATETVELAMAGGGTDIAAAFSDGSPMDPNASARMRWELAMAFTGATLQTNPGVSAFSDIDGHQVNTPWREPLGAFSLFDFSAKFDPVPSMLTQNHETVIPDYYGLTTSFRLERLKPGVIVLAEEEGSPWAKYIHGTFGEGTWTYLGGHDPEDPQHQIGDAPTDLDLHRHSPGYRLILNNVLFPAARKKTLKT
- a CDS encoding aminotransferase class I/II-fold pyridoxal phosphate-dependent enzyme, yielding MPQRSERYLSFPDYPLADVPELKRRLRSEGRDVIDLGAGDARLAPPPEAVRALADAAAEPSMSRYGFQLGLPAFRAAVAAWMRRRFAVTLDPFAEVLPLIGSKEGIAHLAFAYLEPGDATILPDPGYQPYRGGTLLAGAEPVALPLRPENDFLLPFRDVDSDTCARAKILYLNYPNNPTAAIAPRAYLEDAVAFCHEHDILLVYDNAYSEIAFDGYVPPSILEIDGARETAVEFHSMSKTYNMTGWRLGWAAGAREAVSALARVKTFVDTGVFLAVQAAGAATLADSADWAAANVDEFRARRDAAAAALAGAGFDVSVPRATMYLWVPVPGGEPSEAFARRALLEEAVVVMPGAALGAGGEGFFRIALTEGAARLAEAGERLGRVAHVVVQRGG
- a CDS encoding BON domain-containing protein, with amino-acid sequence MSPAIRAAAETEARVRRALAEPGIAAITLRVSALTPRIVQLTGLVTSPDAAREAVRRARAVAAVDVVVDRLEVAS
- a CDS encoding valine--tRNA ligase, which translates into the protein MTQPLPPQYDPKTFEADLYSTWEERGYFGAAPADAATRDPYVIVIPPPNVTSVLHMGHGLNNTIQDVLVRWRRMQGRLALWVPGTDHAGIATQNVVERQLADEGKSRHEVGREAFEARVWDWVGQTGPRILGQLKAIGASCDWTRTAFTLDEGLSRAVREVFVRLHEKGLVYRGRYIINWCPRCLTALSNEEAEAHDTDGHLWHLRYPFPAGTDAPGLPTLADGRPYLVVATTRPETMLGDTAVAVHPADGRYAAVVGAEVELPLTGRRIPVVGDEWADPEFGSGAVKVTPAHDPNDFDVGQRHGLEALEVLTEAGVTNDNAPEEFRGLDRFEARDRVVSALREQGLLDAVEDHAHSVPRCYRCGTVVEPRLSLQWFVRMKPLAEPALAASREGRVRFTPARWKKVYEHWLENIRDWCISRQLWWGHRIPVWYCACGEMVVARQDPDACPACGSAELEQDADVLDTWFSSWLWPFSTLGWPDDTDDLRAFYPTHTLSTAPEILFFWVARMIMAGLEFMGEEPFSDVYLHATVRDQLGRKMSKSLGNGIDPLEVVELYGADALRYTVVAAAGVGTDVQLNPDDLEGSFSPGRNFANKLWNMGRFALMNLAERDIRPLEEARGDLELADRWILSRLAEASAEATRNLEEFRFHDYASTTYHFLWGEVADWYIELIKPRLDDEAEGASRAAALATLVHVLDAGLRLLHPIMPFVTEALWLNLPLPAGDRPESLVVAPWPEREPRDTDAEEQLGALIELIGSIRTARAEYNVPPSQPVAVHLTDASAGLRAALEGEPRALARLARAEPADGGLSGAGAHDVLKDGTGVFVPLADVIDLGRERSRLSAELERIGGQRRAAEGRLANESFTGRAPADVVEREREKAVSFREQEERLSEKLQALG